A single genomic interval of Mangifera indica cultivar Alphonso chromosome 5, CATAS_Mindica_2.1, whole genome shotgun sequence harbors:
- the LOC123215902 gene encoding protein NUCLEAR FUSION DEFECTIVE 6, mitochondrial: MAANYGRRTLHLTSASAKTLLSRSPSASTASKFTGLASPIKPTFASRFSSLHKRANSRLPVELGGAVSLMPLHSVTASALLTSLLSLNNQNWGCLSEGFATTL; encoded by the exons ATGGCGGCCAATTATGGGAGAAGAACCCTACACCTGACTTCTGCTTCAGCTAAAACCCTTCTCAGCCGCTCGCCGTCCGCTTCGACGGCGAGTAAGTTTACCGGACTAGCTTCTCCCATTAAGCCCACCTTCGCTTCTCGGTTTTCATCTCTTCACAAACGCGCCAACTCCAG GCTTCCGGTGGAGCTGGGTGGGGCTGTGTCTTTGATGCCTTTACATAGTGTTACTGCCTCTGCCTTGCTCACATCTTTGCTGTCTTTGAACAATCAGAACTGGGGTTGTCTCTCAGAAG GATTTGCAACAACTCTATAG
- the LOC123215805 gene encoding polygalacturonase 1 beta-like protein 3 produces MLGQIQLQFFLLFLVFNVNYSASSQISDGITVRENPFTPKAYLLRYWDKEIRTNLPKSTFLLSKASPLNAVDSTTFAKLTAQNTLSSVLPSFCSAAKLFCFPDLSPSLEKHDTDVKFAVYLDKNFTNYGTLRPGGIDSFKNYSNGDNLPVDSFRRYSRDSSGHEDRFSTYAEEANVADQSFNTYGTSATGSSSNFKSYNDEVNVPNLRFTTYSADAVGRTNEFTTYTENTNAGNQEFAAYGKKSSGSPNVFTSYGKESNVIGSGFSGYGERGNAANDTFTSYGDDGNVPTNTFNNYGDGGNAAVESFSSYRDQSNVGDDSFQSYAKNSNSAEVKFSNYGNSFNEGTDVFKGYGEGARGHAVSFKTYGVNNTFKNYAKTGVTFAKYNNVSSSTSPKMATTSGSLVNRWVEPGKFFRESMLKKGNVMAMPDIKDKLPKRSFLPRTIVSKLPFSSSKISQLKQLFHAADNSTMETIIKDTLSECERAPSAGEIKRCVGSIEDMIDFATSILGRNVVVRTTENVNGSKEKIMIGSIKGINGGKVTKSVSCHQSLYPYLLYYCHSVPKVRVYEADILDPNTKAKINHGVAICHLDTSAWSPTHGAFLALGPGPGRIEVCHWIFENDMTWTTAD; encoded by the exons atgctTGGACAGATACAACTGcaattctttctcctttttctcgTCTTCAAT GTCAATTACTCGGCATCTTCCCAGATTTCCGACGGTATTACTGTTAGAGAAAATCCTTTCACACCAAAAGCCTACCTGCTTAGATACTGGGACAAAGAGATCCGCACCAATTTACCCAAATCTACCTTTCTTCTATCTAAGGCTTCTCCATTAAATGCTGTTGACTCCACTACTTTTGCCAAACTCACCGCCCAGAACACTCTCTCTTCCGTCCTTCCATCCTTTTGTTCCGCCGCTAAGTTGTTCTGTTTTCCCGATTTGTCGCCGAGTCTCGAGAAGCACGACACTGACGTCAAGTTTGCTGTTTATCTCGACAAGAACTTTACCAATTACGGCACGCTTCGACCCGGTGGAATTGACTCGTTTAAGAACTACTCCAACGGTGACAATCTCCCAGTCGACTCCTTCCGTCGATACAGCCGTGACTCTTCTGGGCACGAGGATCGATTTTCTACTTACGCCGAGGAAGCCAATGTTGCTGACCAGAGCTTCAACACCTACGGCACTAGCGCAACCGGTAGCAGTAGTAATTTCAAGAGCTACAACGATGAAGTCAATGTCCCTAATCTCCGCTTCACCACTTACTCCGCCGATGCGGTCGGCCGGACTAACGAATTCACTACATACACCGAAAATACCAACGCAGGGAATCAGGAGTTCGCAGCTTACGGAAAGAAGTCTAGCGGATCCCCCAATGTGTTTACCAGTTACGGAAAAGAATCAAATGTGATTGGGTCGGGTTTTTCGGGTTACGGCGAGCGAGGTAATGCCGCTAATGACACTTTCACTTCTTATGGCGATGACGGAAATGTTCCGACCAATACATTCAACAATTACGGCGATGGTGGCAATGCGGCTGTTGAAAGTTTCTCCAGTTACAGAGACCAATCCAATGTCGGTGACGATTCGTTTCAATCTTACGCCAAGAATTCAAATTCTGCAGAAGTCAAGTTTTCAAATTATGGGAATTCGTTCAATGAAGGTACAGACGTGTTTAAAGGATATGGCGAGGGCGCTAGAGGCCACGCGGTTAGCTTCAAGACGTATGGAGTCAACAATACTTTCAAGAATTACGCCAAGACTGGTGTTACTTTTGCCAAGTACAACAATGTCAGCTCTTCAACTTCTCCTAAAATGGCAACCACCAGTGGCAGTTTGGTAAATAGATGGGTGGAGCCTGGCAAATTCTTCAGAGAGTCCATGCTCAAGAAAGGGAATGTGATGGCAATGCCGGACATTAAAGATAAATTGCCCAAAAGGTCGTTTTTACCTCGCACTATTGTCTCTAAGTTACCATTTTCCAGTTCTAAAATCTCTCAATTGAAGCAATTGTTCCACGCCGCTGATAATTCCACCATGGAGACAATAATTAAGGATACTTTAAGCGAATGCGAGAGGGCGCCGAGCGCTGGCGAGATCAAGCGATGTGTGGGTTCGATTGAGGACATGATTGATTTCGCAACCTCTATCTTAGGCCGCAACGTGGTGGTCCGCACGACGGAGAACGTGAATGGGTCGAAGGAGAAGATAATGATTGGATCAATCAAAGGAATCAACGGTGGGAAAGTTACTAAATCAGTGTCTTGTCACCAGAGTTTGTACCCTTATTTGCTTTATTACTGTCACTCTGTTCCTAAAGTTCGAGTGTATGAAGCTGATATCCTGGATCCCAACACCAAGGCAAAGATCAACCATGGCGTCGCCATTTGTCATTTGGATACCTCGGCGTGGAGCCCTACTCATGGAGCCTTCTTGGCTTTGGGTCCTGGTCCTGGGAGAATTGAGGTTTGCCATTGGATTTTTGAGAACGATATGACTTGGACCACTGCCGATTAA
- the LOC123217649 gene encoding uncharacterized protein LOC123217649 — MEMGNGNVSSGASRLQRNMKERIRRKHMNDLLSELAFVTLLQSSKVSATQLLEHATNHIKQLQERVEERRRQRALLLKESIADENKKPSGSRLPSLNIKCSDLSLEIDLICGLEKNFMLHDIFSILQEEGAEVVSSTQYNAGDRMIYIIKSQAISPRIGVETTRIRQRIKDLCF; from the exons ATGGAAATGGGCAATGGTAATGTATCATCAGGGGCATCTAGACTTCAGCGAAACATGAAAGAGAGAATCAGAAGAAAACATATGAATGATCTTCTTTCCGAGCTCGCTTTTGTGACTCTTTTACAATCCTCTAAG GTTTCAGCGACTCAGTTGTTGGAGCACGCCACCAATCATATAAAGCAATTGCAAGAAAGAGTCGAGGAGCGAAGGCGGCAAAGAGCATTACTACTAAAAGAGAGTATTgctgatgaaaataaaaagccAAGCGGGTCAAGATTACCTTCACTCAACATAAAATGTTCAGATTTAAGTTTGGagatagatttgatttgtgggTTGGAGAAGAACTTCATGTTGCATGACATTTTCAGTATTCTTCAGGAGGAAGGAGCCGAAGTCGTAAGTTCTACTCAGTATAATGCTGGCGATAGAATGATATACATTATTAAGTCTCAG GCTATCAGTCCGAGGATTGGTGTAGAAACTACAAGAATTCGTCAGAGAATAAAGGATCTGTGTTTCTAA